CATCCAGGCGGACGAGGGGGCGAGTCACGGCGCGGTGGTGGTGGTGATGGACAGCGCAAAACGCACCGGGTTCAGCATGCTTTCCATCGCCACCGTCAAGCATGCGGAGTGATTCAACGACGATCGTGCAATGTTGTATTCCCTCTGCGGCGCGGCCTGATAACGGCGGTTCATCAGAGGAGAAAGCAAGTTTTTCTTCGCCTGTTTTTTAAGGATTCGTACCCGTACCCACCGGGGGCCTCTCGCGACATATCGAGACAGCCCCCTTTTTCGGGCGTGTCGTGCACGGTCCTTTTTCAGTATGTCTTCAATATCCGGCCGGCGGAGTCATCTCCCGCGTGCCGGACACATCACTCTTTCATGACCAGCTCGCGGTTGCACCGCCTGCAGTATCGCTTGACCTCTTTTCTCTCGTTGAGGCGAAAGACATCGTCGATCACCTCGCAATCGGGGCAGAGGTCCCAGTTTCGAAACAGGACCGTCCCGTCGGTGGCCTTGATGTACTTGACCTGAGGGAAGTAGAACCAGAAGGTGTTTTTGCCGTGTCTCAGATCTTGACCTTCGCATACTTCGGCGAATAGAAATCCGCCCACGCCGACGGTAAACGCACCCTGGGGAAGGACGATGGCGCCGGTATCGACCTCGATCGAGCCGTCATGCTTCAGTTCGGGCGGTTGATTTCCCTCGGTCAGAATCAGCGTTATGCCCATTATGTATCTCTGTGCTCCAGAAAGTGAAAGAATTCGTGCAGTGCTATATCAAAAATAGACGAATACGTCAAGTGTCAAGTCGCAAAAAAACCGGAATTTCATGAATTTGAAATTCCGGTTTTTCATCCAACCATTGTGTCGTGCTCTTGCAGAATGTCGTCCCCGTTCGTGTTCGAGGAGTGTATCCCTCGTTATCGGGGGTGTTACAGCATCATGTCCCAGAACATCATGGGATCCATACGCTGGTCGTTTATGAGGATCTCATAATGCAGGTGCGGGCCTGTTGAAAGGCCGGTGCTCCCCATGAGTCCGATCAACTCACCCTTTTTTATCTTCTGTCCGTCAACGACCAGGGATTCTGACAGATGGGCATACAACGTTGAGACGGAGTTGTTGTGATCAATCACCACCGAAACGCCGTATCCGCTGGTCCAGCCGGTACGTGAGACAACGCCGTCGGCGGCGGCGAATATCTCATGGCCGGAGTTATTGGCGATGTCGATTCCGGAGTGGAATTCAATCCTGGAACAGTCAAACGGACACACCCGGTATCCGTAATGCGACATGATCGTGCCGCTGGTGGGGATACCGAATGGAAAGTTACACAGTGTTTCTTGATCGAGACGACAGAAATTCCTGACGACCGATGCATTGTAGTGGTTTCTTACGACCCGACTTGACGTCGTTTCGTAAAACCTTTTGGCACTGTCGTGAATGTCCTGGGAAAAAAGGGTGGTCGGAGCCGACAAGAGCAACAACAGCAACACACCGCTACATGCCACCAACCGCTTCATCAAGAATTCGCTCCTCCACATAGACCTGATCCAGCTCGTCACTGAGAGTGTTTGATGTACTGGTAATTTCAAGGAATTTCCTGAAACCGAGCACGACGAGATCGATATCGGTCTTGTGTTGTTCTTTTTCCCGCTCGTATGCGGCGATTTCCTCGTTCATAACGCGAATCTGCGCCAGCAGGTCTTCGTTTGTTCGAAAGGATGTTTCGAGTTCCAGTTCGAGTGCCAGTTTTTCCAGATCGTTTTCCATCTCGGCGCGCTCCTCCGCCAGGTACTTGTTGTAATCGCCCCTGGACTCGATCAGCGCGATGGTGATGGGCCGTGCCACCAAGAGGTAGATAAAGGTGATAAACAGAACGATGTGGAAATAGACAAAGACCTGAGGATGCTCTTTGCCGAATTGTCTGAGCCGTTCCCAGAGCTGCGACACGCGGGAATTTGCCTCGTTTTGTGTCATTCGCTCATCTCTCCATAAGGTTTTTGTGATTTCTGTGTGGTGTGATACCAGGAAGGTTTTCCAGCGATGTTTGTCATCGCCGCACTATGAAGGTGCCATGTACAGAATACCGGGCTTCCGGAACACACCAGATTCCAACGCTATTTCTTCAGCACCACATGCTGCCGTCCCGAGGCATGCGTGTTTCAGTTCGCATATTGGCCATGACGAGCCTGTGGTATCTGTAATGGTTCGTATGTTTATTTGCGGCCGGTTGATCGGCGTTCTCCAGATCTCCCCGTACGAATACTCCGTATCCCCGGGGGTAATTCCGAGACGTACCCTGGATGATTTTTGTGCTATAATTGTATAATTGTAAGTATGATACCCTAAAGATAGAATCTCTATAGAGATTAACTCTATTTTTTATCATATTTATCCTCTCAAGTCAAGCAGAAAGAAAATATTACCCATATTTGCTCAAAATGGAGAGAAAACCCTTTCCTAAGGTCGTATTTCGGGAATTACATGAGAAAAGCATCATTTCTGTTGGTTTTTTTTACTGTGTGTTGTTCCTATCCTTTGTTTGCCTGCGCCGCAGACGTGACTATATCTCCTATGGATGAAGTCATAAGCGAGCTGGGAACGATCTCCCGGGAGCGGGCCGAGCGGTGCAACAGCATCGCACTGCTTTTTGAACGGTTGGGGGCGACAAATGTGATTATCGAACCGGTCTCCACCGACGGTGAGCCGTCAGGCGGCTCTTCGGATTGTCCCGGCAACGTTATCGTCTCCCTGGAGGGAGGTGGCGAGGGGTGGCTGATTATCAGCGCCCACCTGGACAGCGCCGGTGAGGGTATGGGAGTGTTGGATAATTACAGCGGCATGCTGATGGCAGCGGCGCTCTATCGGGGCCTTTCTGACGAGGAACTGAATCATAATCTTCTCTTTGTGATTTTCGACCTTGAGGAGGCGGGGCTTTTAGGCTCCATCGATTTCGCCTGTAACAGCGATTGCCTGCCGAAAGAGATCCATGCGATGGTCAATCTGGAGTGTCTCGGGATGACCATGCCCCATCCCTGGCCTGAGGGGTCGTCGGATGTGCTGGAGGACATTTTTGTTGAGGTCGGCGGGCGGTTCGGGTACGACGCATCGCCGGGTTCGATCACCGGGGTCGCCGCGGATTCCCTGGTGTTTCTTGCCCTGGGGGTACCCGCGATCACTATAGACGGCGTGAACGAGTGCGATCTTGATATACTGGGAAGCGAACGGGACGTGCCGGAGGTGATCGACAACGATGTGCTCATGAACAGCTATCCGGTCATCGAGGAATATATCCGGGTTCTGGATGATCTTGCCTATCCATTGGATCCGGCCAACGTGCGATAGGAGAAGGCGGAATGTTTACCTGATGGTGAAAATACTCTCTTTTCCCGCCTTGACGGCCATCTTCGCCAGACGCTTGAGTGTCATGCCGTCACGGTAGTTGATCACCGCCAGGACCATCGGCAGGTTGACACCGCTGACAACCTCGATATGCCGCTTTTCCAGAAGCTCGTGGGCGAGCATGGCGGGGGTGCCTCCCACAATGTCCGTCAGCACCAGCACGCCGTCTCCCTGATCCACCTCGCCCGTAGCCAGGGACAAACCAAGCAGCATCTCTTCTTTCTCCATGCCGAGCTCTACGGAGAACA
This sequence is a window from Candidatus Zymogenaceae bacterium. Protein-coding genes within it:
- a CDS encoding M23 family metallopeptidase, giving the protein MKRLVACSGVLLLLLLSAPTTLFSQDIHDSAKRFYETTSSRVVRNHYNASVVRNFCRLDQETLCNFPFGIPTSGTIMSHYGYRVCPFDCSRIEFHSGIDIANNSGHEIFAAADGVVSRTGWTSGYGVSVVIDHNNSVSTLYAHLSESLVVDGQKIKKGELIGLMGSTGLSTGPHLHYEILINDQRMDPMMFWDMML
- a CDS encoding M28 family peptidase, yielding MDEVISELGTISRERAERCNSIALLFERLGATNVIIEPVSTDGEPSGGSSDCPGNVIVSLEGGGEGWLIISAHLDSAGEGMGVLDNYSGMLMAAALYRGLSDEELNHNLLFVIFDLEEAGLLGSIDFACNSDCLPKEIHAMVNLECLGMTMPHPWPEGSSDVLEDIFVEVGGRFGYDASPGSITGVAADSLVFLALGVPAITIDGVNECDLDILGSERDVPEVIDNDVLMNSYPVIEEYIRVLDDLAYPLDPANVR
- a CDS encoding PTS mannose transporter subunit IIC encodes the protein MVGIVIACHLDMAKNIFKTASFMLGETPQQVNVFSVELGMEKEEMLLGLSLATGEVDQGDGVLVLTDIVGGTPAMLAHELLEKRHIEVVSGVNLPMVLAVINYRDGMTLKRLAKMAVKAGKESIFTIR